In the genome of Deinococcus hopiensis KR-140, the window AAGCCCCGAGAGGCGCGGCATGTTCATGTCCATCAGCACGAGATCTGGCGTGGGTTTTTGCTGCAGGCGTTTGAGGGCCTGCTCGCCATTGCGCAAGATCTCCACATCCACGGACGTACTCAGTTCATCCAAAGCCGTCTCCGCCAGGAGAATGTCGTCCGGATCGTCATCGACCAGAAGCAGCGAGAACACGTCCGGGCGAAGGGTCACACGCCGGAGGTTACAGCACGGCAATATTCAAATTTGTCACGCTCAAACGGGGCTTGAGAAGGTGACGTATTTATGGGCCCTTCTGACAAAGCCGTATGGGCCTCTGCCCCCTTTGGGCCGTTGCAGAGGGAGAGGGCCCCGCGCCTCTGGAGGATGGTCTTTCCTGGCGTACCGCCTTCGCCCTCTGGGTGAGGGAGGCGCCGGTGAAGGGGCGGCTTGCACCACTCCGGATTTTAGCCCTATAATTCTGGCGTACCAGGCAAAATCAAGTCTTCCGCGCCCTCTCCGAAATCTTCTTCGGGATGCACGCTCCTGTGCCCGAAGAAACAGCCAAATTATTTTAGCGCTATATTCAAATGCCGTCCCTTTGCACAAGGCGGGACATTCCGTCTCACAGCCTTCCTGCTCCCCGGAGGTTCCAGATGAAGAGAGTTGCTGCCCTCGTCACCAGTCTCAGCGTTGCCCTCAGTGCGTGCGGGACCAGCCCGCACGTCCCCGAGGTTCAGGCGGGCCTGTCCGGCTCCGCTGCACTCGCTTCCCAGGCCGTGCCCGGCTGCGCTGCGGCCAACCTGGCCCAGGGCAAGACGGTCACGGCCTCCTCGACCGAAAATGCCACGTCTCTCGCGGCCCGTTTCGCCGTCGATGGAGACGCGGGGACACGCTGGGCCAGCCAAGCCAGCGACGCGCAGTGGCTGCAGGTCGATCTGGGCAGCACCCAGAATATCTGCGGCGTGACCCTTCAGTGGGAAGCCGCCTACGCCAAAACCTTCCAGCTGGAGGTCTCCAACGACGGCACCACCTGGACACCGGCTTCCGGCGTCGTCAACGGAACGGGTGGAACCCAGAACGTGAGCGTGACTGGCACTGGACGGTATATCCGCATGACTGGCCTGACCCGCGCCACCGGCTACGGATACTCGCTGTTCGAGTTCCAGGTGTTCGGAAGCGCCGCGGCGGGAACCACCTGCACGACCACCAACGTCGCGCAGGGCAAGACGGTCACGGCCTCCTCGACCGAAAATGCCACGACGCTCGCGGCCCGCTTCGCCGTTGATGGAGACGCGGGGACACGCTGGGCCAGCCAGGCCAGCGACGCGCAGTGGCTGCAGGTCGATCTGGGCAGCATCCAGAATATCTGCGGCGTGACCCTTCAGTGGGAAGCCGCCTACGCCAAAACCTTCCAGCTGGAGGTCTCCAACGACGGCACCACCTGGACACCGGCTTCCGGCGTCGTCAACGGAACGGGTGGAACCCAGAACGTGAGCGTGAGTGCCAGCGGGCGGTATATCCGCATGACTGGCCTGACCCGCGCCACTGGGTACGGATACTCCCTCTACGAGTTCAAGGTTTTCACAGCGGGGGGGACGGGCAGCACGCTGCCGGGGGGTCCCACCGTCAAGATCTCCGGCAACAAGCGCGCCTACGCCTCCACCACCCAGGACCGTGGCGCCGATCCTGCCTACGCCATTGACGGCAATCTCGGCACCCGTTGGTCGAGTGGGAGCAGCGCCAAAGCCTGGCTGATGCTGGACCTCGGCGCCGCTGCGCGCATCGACCGGGTGGAGCTGGACTGGGAGCGCGCCTGGTCAAGCCGTTACACCCTGGAGGTGTCCAACGACCGCCAGAACTGGACGGCTGTAGGCGGCGTGCAGACCAACCCCCGCGTACAAGACGGCGTCACTTCCACGCCTCCGGCCAGCGAGTATCACGATACGGTCGCGCTCAACCTCACGCAGCCCTACCGTTACGTCCGCATAAACTCCACCGAGCGGGGGTGGTCTGCGGGGGACGGAAGCCAGTACGGCATCTCCCTCTACGAGTTCGCCGTGTATGGGGCCGGTGGCCAGGACAACCCGGCCGTCATCGGTGGGCCCCCGGCGCCCACCGGCAATACCTGGGCCCTGAAGTGGCAAGACGAGTTTGACAGCGCCGCGACGCCCCTCAAGGTTGATGGCAACAGGTGGAACTATGAACTGGGCGACGGTTGCGCCAAGGGCCTCTGCGGCTGGGGCAACGGCGAGCGCCAGTACTACACCGACAGCCTGAGCAACGTCGCCTTGCAAAACGGCCTACTCAACATCACGGCCCGCAAAAATGACCAGGGCCATCCCTACACTTCGGGGCGCATCACCACCGCCGGGAAGTACCAGTTCACCTACGGGCGCGTGGCGGCGCGCATCCGCATGCAGATGCCTGCCACGGCCGCAGGAGCCAAGGACGGCGCGGTGGGCGTATGGGGCGCGTTCTGGATGCTGGGTTTCGACGTGGACGATCCCTACGTCGGGTGGCCGAATGCTGGCGAAACCGATATCTTCGAGAACATTGGGTACTCGTGGTGGTACAGCTCCTCACTGCACGGACCCGGGTACTCGGGCGGCGGCAGCATCGGTGAGTCGTACAACAAGCAGGACACGGCCAGCGGCATTGCCCTGAATGGCCACCCCGACTTCAAGACCACCGACTGGCACACCTACCAGGCCCAGTGGGACGCCGACCAGATCGTGTTCAGCATTGACGACGTGCCTTACCGGACCGTCTCGCGTGCGGAGACCGAGCAGCGCGGCTACTGGGTGTTCAACCGGCCGAACTACATCATTCTGAACGTCGCCTACGACGGCGCGTACCCAGCGGCCTACCGCAACAATGCCCAGAACTTCACTGGAGCCAGGACGGCGGACGGACTGGCCCAACTGGCGGAGAATAACTTCCCGCACACGATGCAGGTGGACTGGGTGCGGGTCTACCAGCGGCAGTGAGCCGCCGGTTCCCCCGTTCCTGGGCGCCCGGAGCAGTTAACGAAAAAAGACCCACCCCCTCACCGCGTGGGGTCCTCTCCTTTAAAGGGAGGGGCTCAGGTTCCTGAGCCTCTTCGACTGACCCTTTGTCAACGGCCCTGTCGGGCTGATCCGGTTTCCAGATCAGCCGTTCCGTCCCCTCTGCTGCGCAGCTTTGCAGGTCCGCGCCGCTTCGGTGGTTCCACGCCTCTCGGTCACCGCTCGCTCTGCTTGGCCCGTTATTTCATTATTGATGAAGTGAAATTCTGATGCTAACGGCAGAAAGAGGGTGTCCCCTGCCGACAAAGGGTCGAGGAACGGCCTTGCGAGGTGGCATGTAGGGGTTCCTTCTGCACACTGTGATTGAATCGTTTGCGGAGCGGTGCAGAGCGAGCAGGAGAGAAACGGGTTCCGGGTGTAGAGGGAAGCACACCGGCGGTCTTCAGGTTTGTTCGCGAAACAGACGGAACCCGCCCACCCTACTGCTGACGAACCGTGATCCGCGAGAACGCCCTCAGATAGCGAACTGTTCCCTCTACACGCAGGAAATCAAACTTCATTCCCTTGAGGATGCCGTCCTGCACCGTCACCCGGTCATTCGCATGAAATGCCAGCCGGGTCGGGGGCCATGGATCCGTTTCGGCAAACACCTCCCTTCCTTCACCCTGCTGGAACGCGAATATCAGCCCACCCTCGTTGGCCGTGACGCGAAAGCCATGTCGGTCTCCGGGAACTTGATACCGGCCCTCGTACTCCACGAGCTCACTTTGCCCCAGGGTCAACCAGACCGGTTCCTGGGGCACGTCATGCAGGACATGCTGGCAAAACCACTCCAGTAACGCACGGTTCATCTCCATCCCCGCAGCGGCGTTTGTCATTGACGCGAGGGCGACCCCCAGTTGGGGAATCAACGCCAGCACCGCTGTCTGTCCTCCAGTCGAACCAACGTGAGAGCTCACCTGCACGCCGTTTACCAGCGCCACGTTCCAGGTCAGGCCCACCCAGCGGCCGTCCGTCGTCTCGTGTTGGGGCTGGAGCAAAGAGGCCATCCCCTCCTCACTCAGCAGCCGTTCTCCCTGGGCGTTGCGTCCATCCCCCAGCATGAAACGCGCGAACTGCAGCAGGTCGTTCAGGGAGCAAGCCAGGCCCGCGAAAGGCGCAGAATTGCGCGGAAGGCTCCAGGGTCTGGCGACCACCGTCTGACCGTTTTGCTGAACATGACCGACGGAAAAGTGGTGGGTCATAACTTCCGCAGGAAAGAAGAACGAATGCTCCAGCCCAAGCGGTTTGAGCAACCACTGGCGCGCTGCATGTTCGAACGGCATTCCGGTAACAACCTCCACCACACGTCCAGCCAGGTAGAACCCGGCGTTGTTGTACGACCAGTACGCGCCAAGTGGGGTTACCTGGGGTTGCTCGGCCAGCAACCGAACCATCTTCGCCAACGCGTCATCACCGTCCCCGGTGTTCTCAAACACGTCGCCCCGCCAGCCACCCGTATGGGTCAGGACATGTCGGAGCGTCGCCTGCTGCGTCGCGTGCTCATCGGACAGTTGCAGCTCAGGCAGGTAGGTCCGCAGGGGCGCGTTGAGGTTGAGCAGACCTTGTTCGGCGAGGCGCAGGATCAGCAGCGCCGTGAAGGGCTTCGTGATCGAGCCGATCTGCCCGATGGTGTCGCGGCTGAGGGGCTGCGGGTACTCGGCGCTGGTCACGCCCAGTGTGAACGCGCGCTCCTCGGTCGGCGTTAGCAGTGCAATGGCCGCCCCGGGAACGTGATGTTGATGCATCAGCCCCTGGGCGTGCTGTTGCAAAGCGTCATAGAACGCGGGGTTGGGCGTTGGTTGCTCCCACAAGCCTTCGGTCATCACGGCACCTCGGGTGAAAGCTTAACCAAAAGCCGAAACGCCATCCGTCCGGTCCTGGGTTCCAAGTCAAAGGAGCGCGTCAATCACCTTCTGGGCGACTTGAGATCGGTTGCGCAGTAAGGAGGTGAGGCTCCATCCACGTCGTCTGAGTAGGGAAACACCCTCCCTTTTAAACTGAAACCAATTCGGGTTGGTCGACACAGACAGCGTTTTCTCAAACCCAGTCCACTCCTGCACAATAGGTCTTCAGTTGAAAACCACTATTCCATCCCCCAATTTTCAACGGTCTAACCCATCCTGAACCCTAAAATAAAGCAGGTCACCCACTTGAGAACCTTTTTCACCCCTCAAAATTTCCCCGAGGCCTCATCCTGGCCTTCCTGGTGCCTCACGATTTTTCATTTGGTGACCCACCACCGCTCCACGCCCTGAAC includes:
- a CDS encoding response regulator, with the protein product MTLRPDVFSLLLVDDDPDDILLAETALDELSTSVDVEILRNGEQALKRLQQKPTPDLVLMDMNMPRLSGLEVLLELRHSARDLKVVLWSSGWQPLDESRVLASGGQAYLHKPTSYSALVTLLKALVQGVV
- a CDS encoding discoidin domain-containing protein encodes the protein MKRVAALVTSLSVALSACGTSPHVPEVQAGLSGSAALASQAVPGCAAANLAQGKTVTASSTENATSLAARFAVDGDAGTRWASQASDAQWLQVDLGSTQNICGVTLQWEAAYAKTFQLEVSNDGTTWTPASGVVNGTGGTQNVSVTGTGRYIRMTGLTRATGYGYSLFEFQVFGSAAAGTTCTTTNVAQGKTVTASSTENATTLAARFAVDGDAGTRWASQASDAQWLQVDLGSIQNICGVTLQWEAAYAKTFQLEVSNDGTTWTPASGVVNGTGGTQNVSVSASGRYIRMTGLTRATGYGYSLYEFKVFTAGGTGSTLPGGPTVKISGNKRAYASTTQDRGADPAYAIDGNLGTRWSSGSSAKAWLMLDLGAAARIDRVELDWERAWSSRYTLEVSNDRQNWTAVGGVQTNPRVQDGVTSTPPASEYHDTVALNLTQPYRYVRINSTERGWSAGDGSQYGISLYEFAVYGAGGQDNPAVIGGPPAPTGNTWALKWQDEFDSAATPLKVDGNRWNYELGDGCAKGLCGWGNGERQYYTDSLSNVALQNGLLNITARKNDQGHPYTSGRITTAGKYQFTYGRVAARIRMQMPATAAGAKDGAVGVWGAFWMLGFDVDDPYVGWPNAGETDIFENIGYSWWYSSSLHGPGYSGGGSIGESYNKQDTASGIALNGHPDFKTTDWHTYQAQWDADQIVFSIDDVPYRTVSRAETEQRGYWVFNRPNYIILNVAYDGAYPAAYRNNAQNFTGARTADGLAQLAENNFPHTMQVDWVRVYQRQ
- a CDS encoding serine hydrolase domain-containing protein, with the translated sequence MTEGLWEQPTPNPAFYDALQQHAQGLMHQHHVPGAAIALLTPTEERAFTLGVTSAEYPQPLSRDTIGQIGSITKPFTALLILRLAEQGLLNLNAPLRTYLPELQLSDEHATQQATLRHVLTHTGGWRGDVFENTGDGDDALAKMVRLLAEQPQVTPLGAYWSYNNAGFYLAGRVVEVVTGMPFEHAARQWLLKPLGLEHSFFFPAEVMTHHFSVGHVQQNGQTVVARPWSLPRNSAPFAGLACSLNDLLQFARFMLGDGRNAQGERLLSEEGMASLLQPQHETTDGRWVGLTWNVALVNGVQVSSHVGSTGGQTAVLALIPQLGVALASMTNAAAGMEMNRALLEWFCQHVLHDVPQEPVWLTLGQSELVEYEGRYQVPGDRHGFRVTANEGGLIFAFQQGEGREVFAETDPWPPTRLAFHANDRVTVQDGILKGMKFDFLRVEGTVRYLRAFSRITVRQQ